The Thamnophis elegans isolate rThaEle1 chromosome Z, rThaEle1.pri, whole genome shotgun sequence genome contains a region encoding:
- the LOC116521156 gene encoding uncharacterized mitochondrial protein AtMg00860-like, giving the protein MNNHIPLVRQVLEKLLAANLYVVSKCKFHRARLDYLDYRMSNVGIEMDPAEVQAILGWKPPCPLRQLQSFVEFTNFYRQFIPSFMKIAKPLTDLLKTESPGMKPHLGQPLQWELTCQGAFETLKEMFAKEPVLTPSNPS; this is encoded by the coding sequence atgaACAACCACATACCCCTAGTCCGtcaagtactggaaaaacttctggcagccaacctgtacgtCGTATCAAAATGCAAATTCCACCGTGCACGGTTAGACTACCTGGATTACCGAATGTCAAATgtgggaatagagatggacccagccgaAGTACAAGCCATCTTAGGCTGGAAACCCCCATGCCCCCTGAGACAGCTACAAAGTTTCGTAGAGTTTACaaacttctacaggcaattcatcccctcctttatGAAAATTGCCAAACCTCTAACAGACCTCTTGAAGACAGAGAGCCCAGGAATGAAACCTCATCTGGGACAACCCCTACAGTGGGAGCTAACCTGCCAAGGGGCATttgaaacactaaaagaaatgtttgcaaaggagccggTGCTGACCCCGAGCAACCCTTCATGA